The following proteins are co-located in the Gloeocapsa sp. PCC 7428 genome:
- a CDS encoding potassium channel family protein — protein MGWLSQVVGTGLVVLALADIYMTVLYPRGERGIISVPLARGLWQVFRFSAGFVRKRDRILSYMGPTLLVATIAMWVLLLVVGFALIYWSALGTEIQMEGKETPTDFATAIYYSGYSLVTLGTGDITPQTGTYRLLMILESILGFSVFTVTLTFLQSVYNQLMQRNIFALSLHHRTGRTADAAVMLARMGSSGSFDSSTHQDLTNIAQNLLNLLESNHSYPALGYFRLQESYYALARVIFLAMDTVTLIKSALDENSYHSLVASAAVEGLEESGMQFLAELSELFLPGHATRKRTQSEQMWRSRYDKAIAYLAAQGIATTPDLEAGADLYVALRRHWNPKLMALASYLEYEWSAIAPPDFR, from the coding sequence ATGGGCTGGTTATCACAAGTTGTCGGAACAGGGTTAGTCGTATTAGCGCTTGCAGATATTTATATGACAGTGTTGTACCCCAGAGGTGAAAGGGGTATAATCAGCGTGCCGCTAGCGCGCGGATTGTGGCAAGTGTTTCGCTTCAGTGCTGGTTTTGTGCGTAAGCGCGATCGCATCCTCTCGTATATGGGTCCCACACTGCTAGTTGCAACGATTGCCATGTGGGTATTATTACTTGTTGTAGGATTTGCATTAATCTATTGGTCTGCATTAGGCACTGAAATCCAAATGGAGGGCAAAGAGACTCCTACAGATTTTGCTACAGCAATCTACTACAGTGGATACTCGCTCGTAACTTTAGGGACGGGTGATATTACACCCCAAACAGGGACTTATCGTTTGCTGATGATCCTCGAATCAATTCTAGGCTTTTCTGTGTTTACAGTTACGTTAACTTTTTTGCAGTCGGTATATAACCAGCTGATGCAACGTAATATTTTTGCCTTGAGTCTTCATCACCGTACAGGCAGAACCGCAGATGCAGCAGTAATGTTAGCACGTATGGGTTCGAGTGGAAGCTTTGATAGTAGTACTCATCAAGATCTCACGAACATAGCTCAAAATCTGTTGAATTTACTAGAGTCCAATCATTCGTATCCCGCGTTAGGCTATTTCCGCTTACAGGAAAGCTATTATGCATTAGCACGAGTTATTTTTTTAGCAATGGATACAGTGACGCTGATTAAAAGCGCGCTGGATGAAAATAGCTATCACTCGTTAGTCGCTTCAGCAGCAGTCGAAGGTTTAGAAGAAAGTGGAATGCAATTTTTAGCGGAGTTGTCTGAGTTGTTTCTTCCTGGTCATGCTACGCGCAAGAGGACACAATCCGAACAAATGTGGCGATCGCGCTATGATAAGGCGATTGCCTATTTGGCTGCACAAGGAATTGCAACAACACCTGATTTAGAAGCTGGTGCAGATTTATACGTTGCGCTACGTCGCCACTGGAACCCGAAGTTAATGGCGTTAGCCAGCTACTTGGAATACGAGTGGAGTGCGATCGCACCGCCTGATTTTAGATGA
- a CDS encoding alpha/beta fold hydrolase encodes MSYQLQEKPIKLNNYQTVYLEGGDAHSETILFLHGWTIATEPYQTTLHLLSQKYRVIAPDLPGFGKTSFPNSVADYNGYVDCLITFLAALNLQQVHVVGHSGGGAVGVVLAATHPSLVKSLIIIDSTGIPLGSLPEVALRRLIDFPAQLGKFKLEPMLLFIKALVSNWIFKPQNMIQATWIALEKDLRPLLPKVQCPTLVVWGDRDLFVPVKFAYDFYEGIPHAQLTILEGEYHEWIFYHEQKCVDLVFNFFDEVERLL; translated from the coding sequence ATGAGTTATCAACTACAAGAAAAACCTATTAAATTAAACAACTATCAAACGGTTTATTTAGAAGGCGGAGATGCTCATTCTGAAACAATCTTATTTTTACATGGTTGGACAATAGCAACCGAGCCTTATCAAACAACGTTACATCTTTTATCGCAGAAATATCGTGTTATTGCGCCAGATTTACCAGGCTTTGGTAAAACTTCTTTTCCTAATTCTGTAGCTGACTATAACGGATATGTTGATTGTCTGATTACTTTTTTAGCAGCTTTAAATTTACAACAAGTTCATGTGGTCGGACACTCAGGCGGGGGTGCAGTCGGGGTTGTTTTAGCAGCAACACATCCTTCGCTGGTTAAAAGTCTTATCATTATTGATAGTACAGGAATACCTTTAGGTTCTTTGCCTGAAGTAGCGCTACGGCGATTGATTGATTTTCCTGCACAACTTGGAAAATTCAAGCTTGAACCAATGCTGCTTTTTATTAAAGCATTGGTTAGTAATTGGATTTTTAAACCTCAAAATATGATACAAGCTACCTGGATAGCTTTAGAAAAAGATTTACGTCCGTTGCTGCCAAAGGTTCAATGTCCTACTTTGGTAGTTTGGGGCGATCGCGATTTATTTGTTCCTGTTAAGTTTGCTTATGATTTCTACGAAGGAATTCCTCACGCTCAATTAACTATTCTAGAGGGTGAATATCATGAATGGATTTTTTACCACGAACAAAAGTGCGTCGATCTTGTTTTTAATTTCTTTGATGAAGTCGAGCGATTGCTTTAG
- a CDS encoding DUF2294 domain-containing protein has protein sequence MSTQKPTRGQIERTLRQQIQALYLAELGQRPEQVICQFFDDKLAIVLEKSVTLSEKFLLATHRQELAQEVRSHIDVAIKPQLIKLVEEVTGVAVSTILTATDLNSSISGIIVILSGLPAVRDLETIPKVKRKKKCLKSEKL, from the coding sequence ATGAGTACGCAAAAACCTACACGCGGGCAAATAGAACGAACCCTGAGGCAACAAATTCAAGCATTATATTTAGCTGAACTAGGACAGCGTCCCGAACAAGTGATTTGTCAATTTTTTGATGACAAATTAGCAATTGTTTTAGAAAAATCTGTAACGCTTTCAGAGAAATTTTTACTAGCAACTCACCGCCAAGAGTTAGCCCAAGAAGTGCGATCGCATATCGACGTAGCAATCAAGCCACAGTTAATTAAACTGGTTGAAGAAGTGACAGGCGTCGCAGTTAGCACTATCCTTACAGCGACCGATTTAAATAGTAGTATTTCAGGAATAATTGTCATTTTATCAGGATTACCTGCGGTGCGAGATTTAGAGACTATTCCGAAGGTGAAGCGGAAGAAGAAATGTTTAAAAAGCGAAAAATTGTAG
- a CDS encoding response regulator, producing the protein MLTVDLEHFSPENYFFPTAGNSLALVVDSDLDSLTLTAEIVKFCGCCALTTTNSQNALQLAIAHQPALVLLELMLPEIDGISLTMQLRQSTSCPIIAVTGLPKFLFQAKALAAGCNDFIEKPVVVESLETTIFRFLNISSSASPSE; encoded by the coding sequence ATGCTTACTGTGGACTTAGAACACTTTTCCCCAGAAAATTACTTCTTTCCTACAGCAGGAAATTCACTTGCTTTAGTCGTAGATAGTGATTTAGATAGCTTAACGCTAACGGCTGAAATCGTTAAGTTTTGTGGTTGTTGCGCGCTTACTACTACCAATAGTCAAAACGCATTACAGTTAGCGATCGCTCATCAGCCAGCACTTGTGTTATTAGAGCTAATGCTACCAGAAATTGATGGCATTTCTTTAACAATGCAACTACGACAAAGTACATCATGCCCGATTATTGCGGTCACGGGTTTACCTAAATTTTTGTTTCAAGCAAAAGCTTTGGCAGCAGGATGTAATGATTTTATTGAAAAGCCTGTCGTTGTTGAAAGTTTAGAAACTACAATTTTTCGCTTTTTAAACATTTCTTCTTCCGCTTCACCTTCGGAATAG
- a CDS encoding 2-phosphosulfolactate phosphatase family protein, which yields MKLFIYHTPELTPEGKVPDCAIAVDVLRATTTIATVLAAGAEAVQVFSDLEQLIQVSEAWSTEKRLRAGERGGAKVVGFDMGNSPLDCTPERVQGRRLFISTTNGTRALQRVQNAAIVTAGAFINRASVVKYVIAQQPETLWIVGSGWEGSFSLEDTACAGAIAHSIWQQTKLPLDELAGNDEVMGAIALYVEWQNNLLELFHHASHGKRLLRLDCHEDLKYCAQMDIVDVLPLQTEPGVLKIV from the coding sequence GTGAAATTATTCATTTACCACACTCCAGAACTAACGCCAGAAGGTAAAGTACCCGACTGCGCGATCGCCGTCGATGTGCTACGCGCAACAACGACGATTGCTACGGTGTTAGCAGCTGGAGCCGAAGCAGTGCAAGTGTTCAGCGATTTAGAGCAGTTGATACAGGTAAGTGAAGCTTGGTCAACAGAGAAACGACTGCGAGCAGGCGAACGCGGCGGGGCTAAAGTTGTAGGTTTTGATATGGGAAACTCGCCGCTTGATTGTACGCCAGAGCGCGTTCAAGGGCGGCGATTATTTATCAGTACAACGAATGGCACGCGCGCGCTACAACGAGTCCAAAACGCAGCTATCGTTACAGCAGGAGCTTTTATTAACCGCGCGTCAGTTGTTAAGTATGTTATCGCGCAGCAACCAGAAACTTTATGGATTGTGGGATCGGGTTGGGAAGGAAGCTTTTCGCTTGAAGATACCGCGTGTGCTGGCGCGATCGCGCACAGTATCTGGCAACAAACAAAACTACCCTTAGATGAATTGGCTGGCAATGATGAGGTGATGGGGGCGATCGCACTTTATGTCGAGTGGCAAAATAATCTTTTAGAGTTGTTCCACCACGCGAGTCATGGTAAACGATTATTACGCCTTGACTGTCACGAAGATTTAAAATACTGCGCTCAAATGGATATTGTTGATGTGTTGCCTTTACAAACCGAGCCTGGAGTTTTAAAAATAGTGTAA
- a CDS encoding BON domain-containing protein, producing MSWLKRLFGLDRPKNAPSFSTQPQPQAQAGATTQQIPPERLGLNGEYDQSGLAKRVALAFDQDPTLDDIDTLYVAQTGSTVVLKGRVPDQQILNKMVSIARGVHGATSVETNQVTIG from the coding sequence ATGAGCTGGTTAAAAAGACTTTTTGGACTTGATCGACCCAAAAACGCACCATCGTTTAGTACACAACCACAACCACAAGCTCAAGCCGGAGCAACAACACAGCAAATTCCCCCTGAGCGTTTGGGATTAAACGGCGAATACGATCAAAGCGGGTTAGCTAAGCGAGTTGCTTTAGCGTTCGATCAAGATCCAACGCTTGATGATATTGATACTTTATACGTTGCCCAAACAGGCAGTACTGTTGTTCTCAAAGGTAGAGTTCCAGATCAACAAATTCTTAACAAAATGGTATCGATTGCTCGCGGAGTTCATGGCGCAACATCTGTAGAAACGAATCAAGTGACAATCGGTTAA
- a CDS encoding alpha/beta fold hydrolase yields the protein MLSAIPSERWQQRIGSQRDWVWRGWQTRYTYIRAKKSLPETKPLVLLHGFGTSIGHWRQNLDVLSESHTVYALDMLGFGASEKAAASYGVALWVEQVYEFWQTFVRHPVILVGNSIGSLVSLAAAAKYPEMVQGVVMLSLPDPSLEEEVVPAAVRPVVQAIKSLVASPPVLKTAFRLVNRPSIVRRWASIAYANPAAVTDELIDILLGPAQDRGSAQAFYATIKAISSANGISVKNLLPAVNVPMLLIWGQQDRMVPPKLAQKFLTYNPNMQLLQLENAGHCPHDECPEEVNQAILNWINDRLGTSKDAVNSCAAIAP from the coding sequence ATGCTTAGTGCGATTCCTTCTGAACGCTGGCAGCAAAGAATCGGTAGTCAAAGAGATTGGGTTTGGCGGGGGTGGCAAACGCGCTATACCTATATCCGTGCCAAAAAATCACTACCTGAAACAAAACCACTCGTTTTACTGCATGGCTTTGGTACTTCGATTGGGCATTGGAGACAGAATTTAGATGTCTTGAGTGAGTCGCACACCGTTTATGCGCTCGATATGCTCGGTTTTGGCGCTTCTGAGAAAGCTGCGGCGAGTTACGGTGTGGCGCTTTGGGTTGAGCAGGTTTACGAGTTTTGGCAGACTTTTGTTCGTCATCCCGTCATTCTAGTCGGAAATTCAATTGGCTCACTAGTATCGCTGGCGGCAGCAGCAAAGTATCCTGAGATGGTGCAAGGCGTCGTTATGCTGAGTTTACCAGATCCATCGTTGGAGGAAGAAGTCGTTCCTGCTGCTGTCCGACCTGTCGTTCAAGCAATCAAATCGTTAGTTGCTTCCCCACCTGTGCTGAAAACAGCATTTCGCTTAGTTAACCGCCCGTCGATTGTGCGGCGGTGGGCGTCGATTGCTTATGCTAACCCTGCGGCGGTAACCGATGAGTTGATAGACATTTTATTAGGTCCAGCCCAAGACCGAGGTTCTGCTCAAGCATTTTATGCAACTATCAAAGCCATATCGAGCGCTAATGGCATTAGTGTCAAAAACTTACTACCCGCTGTTAATGTTCCTATGCTGTTAATTTGGGGACAGCAAGATCGTATGGTTCCTCCAAAATTAGCACAAAAATTTCTGACATATAACCCCAATATGCAGCTATTACAGCTAGAAAATGCAGGACACTGCCCACACGATGAATGTCCTGAAGAAGTCAACCAAGCAATCTTAAATTGGATAAATGATCGTTTGGGAACATCAAAAGACGCTGTAAATTCTTGTGCGGCGATCGCACCGTAA
- the infC gene encoding translation initiation factor IF-3, with translation MIDKRKNRDLTLTNEQIRFPKIRVIDPDGAQLGLLSPREALQIAEEKELDLVLLSDKADPPVCRIMDYGKYKFEQEKKAREARKKQHTADVKEVKMRYKIEEHDYKVRVNQAQRFLKDGDKVKATVMFRGREIQHSDLAETLLKRMATDLEQVGEVQQAPKKEGKNMMMLIAPKK, from the coding sequence GTGATTGACAAAAGAAAAAATCGCGATCTCACCTTAACCAACGAACAAATTCGCTTTCCTAAAATTCGGGTCATAGACCCCGATGGCGCACAACTGGGGTTGCTCTCGCCGCGCGAAGCTTTGCAGATAGCCGAAGAGAAAGAGCTTGACCTTGTTCTTCTCAGTGACAAAGCCGATCCTCCAGTTTGCCGAATTATGGACTACGGCAAGTATAAATTTGAGCAAGAAAAGAAAGCACGAGAAGCTCGCAAAAAGCAGCATACGGCTGATGTCAAAGAAGTAAAAATGCGCTACAAGATTGAGGAACACGACTACAAAGTTCGTGTCAACCAAGCCCAGCGCTTCCTCAAAGACGGGGACAAGGTAAAAGCAACCGTAATGTTTCGAGGTCGTGAAATTCAACACAGTGACCTAGCCGAAACCCTACTCAAACGGATGGCTACAGATTTGGAGCAAGTGGGAGAAGTCCAGCAAGCACCGAAGAAAGAAGGCAAGAATATGATGATGCTAATAGCACCAAAGAAGTAG
- a CDS encoding heavy-metal-associated domain-containing protein, producing the protein MALKLNVPSIVCDGCAQTITESIKTMEPDAQINVDVQAKTVTVESEASEETIKQAIVAVGHTVEGYQAG; encoded by the coding sequence ATGGCTTTAAAACTCAACGTTCCTAGTATCGTCTGCGATGGTTGTGCGCAAACGATTACCGAATCGATTAAAACAATGGAACCCGACGCGCAAATTAATGTTGATGTGCAAGCAAAGACAGTGACAGTAGAATCTGAAGCTTCTGAAGAAACGATCAAACAAGCGATCGTTGCTGTGGGTCACACCGTTGAAGGCTATCAAGCAGGTTAA
- the alaS gene encoding alanine--tRNA ligase, whose product MSSPQYLSGNEIRQKFLDFYAQRGHTVLPSASLVPEDPTVLLTIAGMLPFKPIFLGQRSPEFKRATTSQKCIRTNDIENVGRTKRHHTFFEMLGNFSFGDYFKEQAIAWGWEISTEVFGLPPERLVVSVFEDDDEAYAIWRDKVGVSETHIKRMGEDDNFWASGPTGPCGPCSEIYYDFYPERGDDINLEDDTRFIEFYNLVFMQYNRDADGHLTPLQNKNIDTGMGLERMAQILQAVPNNYETDLIFPIIKTAAEIAGINYAQSDEATQVSLKVIGDHVRAVVHMIADEIHASNVGRGYVLRRLIRRIVRHGRLIGIEGEFTTQVAEAAIALSESAYPEVRQQEDAIKAELQREESRFLKTLARGEDLLAEIIEKVKQQGKTQIDGRDAFTLYDTYGFPLELTQEIAAERDLTVDEAGYEAAMSEQQTRSQEAHETIDLTVQGSLDKLADEIKVTEFVGYTQFSSTAVVEAILINGESVESAEAGTDVQVVLDTTPFYAESGGQIGDRGYMSSDQALVEVADVQRESDFYLHIGRVVRGKLQVGDKINAQIDSACRRRVQAHHTATHLLQAALKKIVDDSISQAGSLVSFDRLRFDFNCPRALTPEEIQQVEEQVNAWITWAVQADVAIMPLAEAKAKGAIAMFGEKYGEQVRVLDFPGVSMELCGGTHVSNTAEIGVFKIISESGVASGVRRIEAVAGSAVLDYLNVRDKVVRELSDRFKAKPEELSDRINALQNELKNTQKQLESLKAELAIAKSDTLLSSAETVGDYQMLVAQLEGVDPEALKTAAERLLQKLGNGAVVLGSVPEGGKVSLVAAFTKQVNNKGLQAGKFIGGIAKICGGGGGGRPNLAQAGGRDPSKLPEALESAREQLRSSLSH is encoded by the coding sequence ATGTCCTCTCCCCAGTATCTCAGCGGTAACGAAATTCGGCAAAAATTCCTCGATTTTTATGCACAACGAGGACACACTGTTTTGCCGAGTGCTTCCTTAGTACCCGAAGACCCCACCGTGCTGCTGACGATCGCGGGAATGCTACCATTTAAACCGATATTCCTCGGACAGCGATCGCCTGAATTCAAACGCGCCACAACTTCACAAAAATGCATCCGCACCAATGATATCGAAAATGTCGGGCGCACCAAACGGCATCATACGTTTTTTGAGATGCTAGGGAATTTTAGCTTTGGCGATTACTTTAAAGAACAAGCGATCGCTTGGGGCTGGGAAATCTCAACCGAAGTGTTTGGCTTACCGCCTGAACGTCTCGTTGTCAGCGTATTTGAAGATGACGACGAAGCTTATGCGATTTGGCGCGACAAAGTTGGTGTTTCTGAAACTCACATCAAACGCATGGGTGAAGATGATAACTTTTGGGCGTCAGGTCCTACAGGTCCGTGTGGTCCTTGTTCGGAAATATACTACGATTTCTACCCAGAGCGTGGCGATGATATTAATTTAGAAGATGACACGCGGTTTATCGAGTTTTATAACTTGGTATTCATGCAATACAACCGCGATGCAGATGGTCATTTGACACCGCTACAAAACAAAAATATTGATACCGGAATGGGTTTGGAACGCATGGCGCAGATTTTGCAAGCAGTTCCAAATAACTACGAAACTGACTTGATTTTCCCGATTATTAAAACCGCAGCAGAAATTGCCGGAATCAATTATGCCCAAAGTGATGAAGCAACTCAAGTATCGCTTAAGGTGATTGGCGATCACGTACGGGCGGTTGTGCATATGATCGCCGATGAGATTCATGCTTCTAATGTCGGACGCGGTTACGTTTTGCGGCGCTTGATTCGACGGATTGTGCGTCACGGAAGATTAATTGGAATTGAAGGTGAATTTACAACGCAAGTTGCAGAAGCGGCGATCGCACTTTCCGAATCAGCTTACCCTGAAGTTCGCCAACAAGAAGATGCTATCAAAGCCGAATTGCAACGCGAAGAATCGCGGTTCCTGAAAACTTTGGCGCGTGGTGAAGATTTGCTAGCAGAAATTATTGAAAAAGTCAAGCAGCAAGGGAAAACGCAAATTGACGGACGCGATGCGTTTACTTTGTATGATACTTACGGCTTTCCACTCGAACTTACGCAAGAAATCGCCGCCGAACGCGATCTAACAGTTGATGAAGCTGGTTATGAAGCCGCGATGAGCGAACAACAAACGCGATCGCAAGAAGCACACGAAACGATTGATTTAACCGTTCAAGGTTCGCTCGATAAACTTGCAGACGAAATTAAAGTGACCGAATTTGTCGGTTATACACAATTTTCTAGCACAGCGGTTGTCGAAGCAATTTTAATTAACGGCGAATCGGTAGAATCCGCAGAAGCCGGAACTGATGTTCAAGTTGTTCTCGATACAACGCCATTTTATGCAGAATCAGGCGGACAAATCGGCGATCGCGGTTATATGAGTAGCGATCAAGCCTTAGTAGAAGTTGCAGACGTACAGCGCGAATCTGATTTTTACCTTCATATCGGGCGGGTTGTGCGGGGAAAATTGCAAGTTGGCGATAAGATTAACGCGCAAATTGATAGTGCGTGTCGTCGTCGCGTACAAGCGCACCATACCGCAACGCATTTGTTGCAAGCCGCATTAAAGAAAATTGTTGATGATTCGATTTCGCAAGCAGGTTCCTTAGTATCGTTCGATCGCTTGCGGTTCGATTTTAACTGTCCGCGAGCGCTCACACCTGAAGAAATTCAACAAGTCGAAGAACAAGTGAATGCTTGGATTACCTGGGCAGTACAAGCCGATGTTGCGATTATGCCATTAGCTGAAGCGAAAGCCAAAGGTGCGATCGCTATGTTTGGGGAGAAATACGGCGAACAAGTCCGCGTTTTAGATTTCCCTGGCGTGTCGATGGAATTATGCGGTGGAACGCACGTAAGTAATACTGCCGAAATTGGCGTATTTAAAATTATTTCAGAATCAGGCGTTGCTTCAGGTGTACGCCGCATTGAAGCAGTAGCAGGTTCAGCCGTATTAGATTATCTTAATGTCCGCGATAAAGTCGTGCGCGAACTGAGCGATCGCTTTAAAGCTAAACCCGAAGAACTCAGCGATCGCATCAATGCATTACAAAACGAACTCAAGAACACGCAAAAACAACTCGAAAGCCTCAAAGCAGAACTGGCGATCGCCAAATCCGACACGTTGCTATCATCCGCCGAAACGGTAGGTGACTATCAAATGTTAGTTGCGCAACTCGAAGGAGTCGATCCCGAAGCGCTCAAAACCGCAGCCGAACGGCTGTTGCAAAAACTTGGTAACGGCGCAGTTGTCTTAGGTTCGGTTCCCGAAGGCGGAAAAGTCAGTTTAGTTGCTGCATTCACTAAGCAGGTGAACAACAAAGGCTTGCAAGCAGGAAAATTCATCGGAGGAATCGCCAAAATCTGCGGTGGTGGCGGTGGGGGACGTCCAAACCTCGCGCAAGCTGGTGGACGCGATCCGAGTAAACTTCCCGAAGCTTTAGAAAGCGCCCGCGAACAACTGCGATCGTCTTTGAGTCATTAA
- a CDS encoding Uma2 family endonuclease, which produces MSQVQSTLSGVIYPDSDGQPMADNTKQFRWIVTIKEGLEWLFKDDPNVFVAGDLLWYPQEGNNVIRIAPDVMVVFGRPKGDRGSYQQWKENNIAPQVVFEVRSPGNTQTEMDKKLVFYDRYGVEEYYLYDPDKGDLSGWLRREDRLDVIEPILGWVSPRLGIRFEMSGTELVLYRPDGERFATYVELATSREQALQQLEQEKIRSQQLAAKLRELGINPEEF; this is translated from the coding sequence ATGTCACAAGTACAATCCACGCTGTCAGGGGTTATCTATCCTGATAGCGACGGTCAGCCAATGGCGGATAATACTAAACAGTTTCGTTGGATTGTCACGATCAAAGAAGGGCTGGAATGGTTATTTAAAGACGATCCTAATGTATTTGTTGCGGGTGACTTGCTTTGGTATCCCCAAGAAGGAAACAATGTCATTCGGATTGCACCGGATGTCATGGTAGTCTTTGGTAGACCTAAAGGCGACCGAGGTTCTTATCAACAATGGAAAGAAAATAATATTGCACCGCAGGTCGTGTTTGAGGTGCGTTCTCCTGGAAATACTCAAACAGAGATGGATAAAAAGCTGGTGTTTTATGACCGATATGGTGTAGAAGAATATTATCTGTACGATCCTGATAAAGGCGACTTGAGTGGTTGGTTACGCCGAGAAGATCGACTAGATGTGATTGAGCCGATCCTCGGCTGGGTGAGTCCGCGACTTGGTATCCGATTTGAAATGTCGGGAACGGAACTTGTACTATATCGCCCCGACGGAGAAAGATTTGCAACTTATGTCGAGTTAGCAACTTCACGCGAACAGGCTTTACAACAATTAGAACAAGAAAAAATACGCTCTCAACAACTTGCAGCCAAACTCAGAGAATTAGGGATTAACCCTGAAGAATTTTAG
- a CDS encoding PepSY domain-containing protein — protein sequence MRNLLAITLLTALSISELGFATSIALSQSHIHLAQAARWQSLAKISVAQARRTAESAMGGKASSVTLADRNGGLVYEVIVGDTRVIVDAGNGFVLYSENTNLEDENNANDEDSFRPRSSLQIPDSYE from the coding sequence ATGAGAAATTTACTCGCGATAACTTTACTCACCGCCTTGAGTATAAGTGAATTAGGTTTCGCTACTTCTATTGCACTATCTCAAAGTCACATCCACTTAGCCCAAGCTGCAAGATGGCAATCGCTTGCCAAAATCTCAGTAGCACAAGCTAGAAGAACCGCAGAATCAGCAATGGGCGGTAAAGCTAGCAGCGTAACGCTTGCTGATCGAAACGGTGGCTTAGTCTACGAAGTTATTGTTGGCGACACAAGAGTGATTGTTGATGCTGGTAACGGTTTTGTTCTCTACTCAGAGAATACGAATTTAGAGGATGAAAATAACGCAAATGACGAAGATTCCTTTCGCCCGCGCAGCAGTCTTCAGATTCCTGATAGCTACGAATGA